The following coding sequences are from one Prochlorococcus marinus CUG1438 window:
- a CDS encoding trypsin-like peptidase domain-containing protein gives MRKLIFLILFLFSFSTSTLYSFNFLNNRVFKCRKNNYGFEELYKNAKNGVVVVKTPKGSGSGIVIKHHKNLTYIITNSHVVDKYKRVAIVWSNKEVDGGYVLSNGLIPREKDISESFKNENNLSKDLALIVLKGTKGTSLEFDKNDPPIGREVITVGSPSGLDYTITRGIISGIRSEGEIIQTDAAINEGNSGGPLLSLNGCVIGINTFKISDKEGLNFAISRKAFDNFAEKFPLDSDIVNIVSKVDLSKKSIAKFYLGDKTKGLPPFYDDRFKWDYYKFGTPAFIKEIELEIIRDLDFALLFDKDNPDIYLISAPFKAAIAHTYQHFDSPMNKWMEGFRELALYDLNKLEELKPSSLTPYFYKYKYIYSDRGLTYTPPFYEKYKQKKKYYFEKIKNKEATDHNDFYYKAFVFYKDRDFKKALLNINMALDLYPNRSLYNYLKSKVSRDLDESLLAIDKAILYATPQSEVAFFEQKYNLFKYRYKDEARALEFAKSIKGKLKNASRFYGDLLPFLFGISMDAEKLRDMKFACELIKIRYEKGEHSIDLKRYQSNSCSLYLR, from the coding sequence ATGAGAAAATTAATATTTTTAATTTTATTTTTATTTTCATTTTCTACATCAACGCTTTATTCATTTAATTTTTTAAACAATAGAGTTTTTAAGTGTAGAAAAAATAATTATGGATTTGAAGAATTATATAAAAACGCCAAAAATGGAGTTGTCGTTGTAAAAACACCAAAAGGTTCAGGAAGTGGAATTGTTATTAAGCACCATAAGAATTTAACTTACATTATTACAAATAGTCATGTGGTTGATAAATATAAAAGAGTAGCAATAGTTTGGTCTAATAAAGAAGTTGATGGAGGTTATGTATTATCTAATGGCTTAATCCCTAGAGAAAAAGATATTTCTGAATCATTTAAAAATGAAAACAATCTAAGTAAAGATCTTGCATTAATAGTCTTAAAAGGAACTAAGGGTACTTCATTAGAGTTTGATAAGAATGATCCACCTATTGGACGAGAGGTTATAACTGTTGGTTCTCCAAGTGGATTGGATTACACAATTACAAGAGGAATTATCAGTGGAATAAGGTCTGAGGGTGAAATTATTCAGACTGATGCAGCAATAAATGAAGGAAATTCTGGTGGTCCTTTATTAAGTTTGAATGGATGTGTCATAGGCATAAACACCTTCAAAATTTCTGATAAAGAGGGTTTGAATTTTGCTATTTCACGAAAGGCTTTTGATAATTTTGCTGAAAAATTTCCTTTAGATTCAGATATTGTGAATATTGTTAGTAAGGTGGATTTATCCAAAAAATCAATTGCCAAATTTTATTTAGGGGATAAAACTAAAGGTCTGCCTCCCTTTTATGATGATAGATTCAAATGGGATTATTATAAATTTGGAACACCTGCTTTCATAAAGGAAATTGAATTAGAAATAATCAGAGATTTAGATTTTGCACTTTTATTTGATAAAGATAATCCAGATATCTATTTAATAAGTGCTCCTTTTAAAGCTGCGATTGCGCATACCTATCAACATTTTGATAGTCCAATGAATAAATGGATGGAAGGGTTTAGGGAACTTGCATTATATGATCTAAATAAATTAGAAGAATTGAAACCTAGTAGCTTGACGCCATATTTTTATAAGTACAAATATATTTACAGTGATCGGGGGCTAACTTACACCCCTCCATTCTATGAAAAATATAAACAGAAAAAAAAATATTACTTTGAAAAAATTAAGAATAAAGAAGCTACTGATCATAATGATTTTTACTATAAAGCATTTGTTTTTTATAAAGATAGAGACTTTAAAAAAGCCCTATTAAATATAAATATGGCTTTAGATCTTTACCCAAACAGATCTCTTTATAATTATTTGAAATCAAAAGTAAGCAGAGACTTAGACGAAAGTCTGTTAGCAATAGATAAAGCAATACTTTATGCTACTCCTCAAAGTGAAGTAGCTTTTTTCGAACAGAAATATAATCTTTTTAAATATAGGTATAAAGATGAAGCAAGAGCCTTAGAATTTGCAAAAAGTATTAAAGGAAAGTTAAAGAATGCTTCTCGTTTTTATGGGGATCTATTGCCATTTCTATTTGGCATAAGTATGGATGCCGAGAAATTGCGAGATATGAAATTTGCATGTGAATTAATTAAAATCAGATATGAAAAAGGAGAGCATTCAATTGATCTCAAAAGATATCAATCGAATTCCTGCTCACTTTATCTCAGATAA